The genomic region CCATCCAGATCTGGATTGCCGATTACGTGCTGGCCGGCTACGGCACCGGCGCCGTGATGGCCGTGCCCTCGGGCGACCAGCGCGACTACGTATTCGCCAAGAACTTCGACCTGCCCATCGTACAGGTAGTCGATGCCCAGCAGATCGACGAGCAGGCCGACCCCACCAAGGACGGCCTCTACTTGCACGGCCTCATCAAGGGCCAGAACTACAAGCAGGCCACCCAAACCCTGATCGGGGAGCTGGAGCAGCGCGGCATCGGCAAGGGCAAAACCAACTTCCGCATCCGCGACGCCATCTTCGGCCGCCAGCGCTACTGGGGCGAGCCCATCCCGATTTACTACAAGGAAGGCACCGCCTATGGCGTGGCCGAAGCCGACCTGCCCCTGGTGCTCCCGGAAATCGACGAGTACAAGCCCACCGAAACCGGTGAACCGCCCCTGGGCCGCGCCAAGGACTGGAAATACAAGGGCCTCTACGAGTACGAGCTGAGCACCATGCCCGGCTGGGCCGGCTCCAGCTGGTACTACCTCCGCTACATGGACCCGCAGAACACCGGCCGTTTTGTGGGCGAAGAAGCCGAGCAGTATTGGCAGCAGGTGGATTTATATATGGGTGGCGCAGAGCATGCTACGGGCCACTTGCTCTACTCCCGCTTCTGGCACCTGTTCCTGAAAGACCTCGGCGTGGTATCCGCCCCCGAGCCCTTCCAGAAGCTCATCAACCAGGGCATGATTCTGGGGGTTTCAGAGAAGATCCGACGCAGTGGTTACAAAACTACAGCTGGTGACGAAGGCGAAGGAGCATCAAACTCTGCTTTTATTATCACTAAAAAAGGCAGCAGACAACTTTTGAATAATGACGTTTTCAGTGTGTACCTAAGCGCAGATGTATACAGTGAAAAATATGCAGATAGCAAACTGCCACAGTATATTGAAACCCATGTTCCGATAGATTTAACAAGAAACTCGGAAATGGATGTAGAAAACATATTATCGTATCTCAAGAATAAAAGAGAAGAATCTTCTGCTGTTTTTGTGTGTGAAAATGGGTTTCATGTGTTCCATTACGATAAGAGCAGTGAAACTTATATCTACAAAGGATTCGATGAGATTCTTGATATAGAGCATGTTGAGCACTCTAGAAGTGGGCTTGGAGAAATAAAAAATCCAGCCAGCCATCCGGCTCCATTTAAAACTCGGCCTGAGGTCGAAAAAATGTCGAAGTCAAAATACAACGTCGTTAATCCTGACGTTCTAATCGACAAATATGGGGCCGATGCGCTGCGCTTGTACGAGATGTTCCTCGGGCCGCTGGAGCAGTTCAAGCCTTGGAACACCAACGGCATGAGCGGCGTGGCCGGCTTCCTCAAGAAGCTCTGGCGCCTCTACCACCCCCAGGACGGCACCTTCGCCGTAACCGATGAGGCCGCGACGCCCCAGGAGCTGAAGGCCCTGCACAAGGCCATCCGCAAGGTGGAAGAGGACATCGAGAAGTTCTCGTTCAACACCACCGTCAGCGCCCTGATGATTACGGTGAACGAGCTGACGGCCCTCGACTGCCACAAACGCGCCATCCTGGAGCCGCTGGTGCTGCTGCTCTCCCCCTACGCCCCGCACCTCGCCGAGGAGCTGTGGCAGCAGCTCGGCCACCCGGCCGGCAGCATCAGCCACACCCAGTACCCCGAGTTCCGGGAGGAGTATCTGGTGGAAGACACCGTGAACTACCCCGTAGCCATCAACGGCAAGGTGCGCGAGACGCTGCAGTTCCCCGCCACCGCCACCCCCGCCGACATCGAAGCCGCCGTGCGCGCCTCCGACTTCCTGCCCCGCTTCGCCGACGGCAAGGAACCCAAGAAGTTCATCGTCGTGCCCGGCCGCATGGTGAACGTAGTGGTGTAAGTTGATTTTAGCTGTTATTGGAAAAAGGCCCGCCGGATAATCCGGTGGGCCTTTTTCGTTTGTCATCCTGAGCGGAGCGAAGGATCTTATCACGTCAGAACACTTCGTATGATAGCCATCCTTACGTGATAAGGTCCTTCGCTCCGCTCAGGATGACAGATATACTAATACGCTGCGGTGAACCGCTGGCGGCTGTGTTTGGGCTGCTCTACTTCGTCGAGCACCACCACGGCCAGATCTTCGCCCGAGAGGATGCTGCGGCCTTCGGCGTTAAACACTGGGTTTTCGGTGCCGAGGCGGTAGTGGCCGGTGCGGCCGGTGTCGATACCGGGGTGCATTTCGATGGCGGGGCTCAGGAACGTCCAATCGAGGGTGTCGTTCGTTTTCAGCTCGTTGTGGTAGTCGCGGGCGGCCTGGGCCCCGGGTTTGATGTCGGCGGGGAAATCCGGGCCGTCTACTAGCTGCTGGCCGTTGATATAGAGGCTGCCGGCTCCGCCGATGGCCACCAGCCGTGCCACGCCCGACTGCACGGTGGCGGCTTCGATGGCGCGAGAGCCTTCCAGGAAGTCGTGGTAGAGGTTGGGGTTGGTCCAGCCGGCGCTGAAGGCGTTGATAACCACGTCGTGGCCGGCCAGCTGGCGGGCGGTTTCGTCGACGTGGGTTACGTCGCCGGTTACTACGGTCAGGTGGTCGGAGGTCTGGGTGAGTTTGGCGGGGTCGCGCACGAGGGCCGTTACGTGGTGGCCGCGCTGCAGGGCTTCGGCCAGGATGCGGGAGCCAACAAAGCCAGTGGCACCGATGAGGGCAATTTTCATGGAAGTAAAGGGTAAAGTGAAGAGAAAAAGAGACGCACTGTAACCACTATAGTTACAATCAAGCGCAAAAAAAAGTCAGGGAATAAGGGCTTTGGCTGCAATGTCGGTGGTGACCTGCTGCAGGGTGGCGTGGGCCAGCACCTGCTCCAGGGCCTTCTGGGCGCGCTGCAGCGTATCATCCAGCGCCGACTGAATGTGGCGGCCCACCAGGCAGGCCGGGTTGGGCTTGTCGTGCACGCTGAACAGCTGGCCTTCCTCCACCACTTCCACGGCCCGGTACACCTCCAGCAGCGTGATGGCCGCAGGCTGGCGCGTAAGGAACGTGCCGCCCGAAGCCGGCCGCACTTCTACCAGCCCGGCCTTCTTGAGCTGCCCCAGAATCCGCCGAATCACCACCGGGTTGGTGTTCACGCTGCCCGCCATGCGCTCCGAAGTCAGCAACACAGCATCCTGCTCCGGCAGCGCCAGCAGGGAAAGTACATGTACGGCGACGGAAAAACGGCTGCTGATCTGCATAATCTGGGAGAGAAAAGCCCGGCGGCACGGCCGTGGCTTCCGGTACTTGGTGCGACAAAAGTAGCATTGTAACTAATGAAGTTACAACCTGATTTAAAAAGAAAGCGGCAGAAGCCGCTTTTACACTTGGATGGCGCGCTACTGCTCGGCGGCGGCCAGCTCCTCGCGCAGCTTTTTGGGCAGAGAAGCGCGCACCAGGTCATAGGAATGGTCGATCAGTTCGCGCAGCTGCCGCTCCGGCGCGCCCGTGCCGATGAGCACCGTGTTCCAGTGCTTCTTGTTCATGTGGTAGCCGGGCAGCACGTACTCGTGCTGTTCGCGCAGCTCTTGGGCCCGCTCCGGGTCACATTTCAGGTTGATGCTGCCGAAGGTTTCGATGTCGGTGAGGGCAAACACTTTGCCGCCGACTTTGAACACCAGCGTTTCGGGGCCGAAAGGCGTTTCTTCGGTCACGCCGGCTTTGAGCAGGCAATAGT from Hymenobacter canadensis harbors:
- a CDS encoding leucine--tRNA ligase, coding for MPGYHPQDIEKKWQAHWKDQQTFKADNASDKPKYYVLDMFPYPSGAGLHVGHPLGYIASDIVSRYKRLRGFNVLHPMGFDSFGLPAEQYAIQTGQHPALTTEQNIDTYIRQLNSLGFSYDWSREVRTSDPAYYKWTQWIFLKLFNSWYNLDTNKAEPLKTLLEKFEQNGSEGIRAAGDDEERHSFTAGQWKLFSEKQRLEVVHPYRLAYQQDTYVNWCPGLGTVLSNDEVKDGLSERGGFPVERRLMPQWNLRITAYADRLLQGLDTLDWPDAVKEMQRNWIGKSIGAEVTFQVQDHEQAQIKVYTTRVDTIYGATFLVLAPEHELVKELTTPGQQAEIQDYIDATKRRSERDRMADTKTVTGAFTGAYALNPLSNEPIQIWIADYVLAGYGTGAVMAVPSGDQRDYVFAKNFDLPIVQVVDAQQIDEQADPTKDGLYLHGLIKGQNYKQATQTLIGELEQRGIGKGKTNFRIRDAIFGRQRYWGEPIPIYYKEGTAYGVAEADLPLVLPEIDEYKPTETGEPPLGRAKDWKYKGLYEYELSTMPGWAGSSWYYLRYMDPQNTGRFVGEEAEQYWQQVDLYMGGAEHATGHLLYSRFWHLFLKDLGVVSAPEPFQKLINQGMILGVSEKIRRSGYKTTAGDEGEGASNSAFIITKKGSRQLLNNDVFSVYLSADVYSEKYADSKLPQYIETHVPIDLTRNSEMDVENILSYLKNKREESSAVFVCENGFHVFHYDKSSETYIYKGFDEILDIEHVEHSRSGLGEIKNPASHPAPFKTRPEVEKMSKSKYNVVNPDVLIDKYGADALRLYEMFLGPLEQFKPWNTNGMSGVAGFLKKLWRLYHPQDGTFAVTDEAATPQELKALHKAIRKVEEDIEKFSFNTTVSALMITVNELTALDCHKRAILEPLVLLLSPYAPHLAEELWQQLGHPAGSISHTQYPEFREEYLVEDTVNYPVAINGKVRETLQFPATATPADIEAAVRASDFLPRFADGKEPKKFIVVPGRMVNVVV
- a CDS encoding NAD(P)-dependent oxidoreductase; this translates as MKIALIGATGFVGSRILAEALQRGHHVTALVRDPAKLTQTSDHLTVVTGDVTHVDETARQLAGHDVVINAFSAGWTNPNLYHDFLEGSRAIEAATVQSGVARLVAIGGAGSLYINGQQLVDGPDFPADIKPGAQAARDYHNELKTNDTLDWTFLSPAIEMHPGIDTGRTGHYRLGTENPVFNAEGRSILSGEDLAVVVLDEVEQPKHSRQRFTAAY
- a CDS encoding Rrf2 family transcriptional regulator yields the protein MQISSRFSVAVHVLSLLALPEQDAVLLTSERMAGSVNTNPVVIRRILGQLKKAGLVEVRPASGGTFLTRQPAAITLLEVYRAVEVVEEGQLFSVHDKPNPACLVGRHIQSALDDTLQRAQKALEQVLAHATLQQVTTDIAAKALIP
- a CDS encoding MmcQ/YjbR family DNA-binding protein produces the protein MNIEDFRDYCLLKAGVTEETPFGPETLVFKVGGKVFALTDIETFGSINLKCDPERAQELREQHEYVLPGYHMNKKHWNTVLIGTGAPERQLRELIDHSYDLVRASLPKKLREELAAAEQ